A region from the Corallococcus silvisoli genome encodes:
- a CDS encoding winged helix-turn-helix transcriptional regulator: protein MLRRRKNKTPPLPPLCPLTECMKLLGGAWTANLVWRLSGEPRRFSELRSDIPRISAKVLSAKLRALEKNGVLTRQVVASSPPSVEYALTALGRELIPVIETIVQVGMKLQRMQEARPRSAPGSPPRPLARATRRT from the coding sequence ATGCTCCGCCGCCGCAAGAACAAGACGCCGCCGCTTCCGCCCCTCTGCCCCCTCACCGAGTGCATGAAGCTCCTCGGCGGCGCCTGGACCGCGAACCTCGTCTGGCGCCTCAGCGGAGAGCCGCGCCGCTTCAGTGAGCTGCGCTCCGACATTCCGCGCATCTCCGCGAAGGTGCTCAGCGCGAAGCTGCGTGCGCTCGAGAAGAACGGCGTGCTCACGCGGCAGGTCGTCGCGAGCTCACCGCCCTCGGTCGAATACGCGCTGACCGCGCTGGGCCGGGAGCTCATCCCGGTCATTGAAACCATCGTCCAGGTGGGGATGAAGCTCCAGCGCATGCAAGAAGCTAGACCGCGAAGCGCGCCTGGATCTCCGCCGCGCCCCCTCGCTCGAGCCACGCGTCGAACGTGA
- a CDS encoding Dabb family protein, with the protein MFINLLRFRFKDGVSEAEKARALEAISRTAKSEAVSFSVVGRDLGEPSEGFTHACCVGIADLRALRRYFDDPLHRAGDLLFLPLVERLRRIAMTDDADPALGEKIQAMHAAKMASDPEWAALLTAIPDLHNVGSTAPR; encoded by the coding sequence ATGTTCATCAATCTGCTGCGTTTCCGTTTCAAGGACGGGGTGTCGGAGGCCGAGAAGGCGCGGGCCCTGGAGGCCATCTCCCGCACCGCGAAGTCAGAGGCGGTCTCCTTCTCGGTCGTCGGACGGGACCTGGGGGAGCCCTCCGAAGGGTTCACGCATGCCTGCTGCGTCGGCATCGCGGACCTGAGGGCCTTGCGGAGGTACTTCGACGATCCCCTGCACCGCGCGGGCGATCTCCTGTTCCTGCCACTCGTGGAGAGGCTCCGGCGCATCGCCATGACGGATGACGCGGACCCCGCGCTGGGCGAGAAGATTCAAGCCATGCACGCCGCGAAGATGGCAAGCGACCCCGAATGGGCGGCGCTGCTCACCGCCATTCCCGACCTCCACAACGTGGGTTCGACGGCCCCGCGCTGA
- a CDS encoding lipocalin-like domain-containing protein yields MGRGLVIGVVLVLAALGVAVGVVLRDTEDTGPANTGGLTVASAMGGPGDTAGYAHAVEPRAFHFPEDHGPHPDFRTEWWYWTGNLETEDGRAFGYQFTLFRSALAPEEPQRESGWATRQVFMGHFTLTDVSAGRFHVSERFSRGALGLAGAQGVPFHVWLQDWDVRAEGTASTWPMHLRAQGDGVALDLLLDEGKPPVLQGDQGLSQKGPERGNASYYYSLPRMPSRGTVSVEGKTVQVRGQSWMDREWSTSALGPDLVGWDWFALQLADGSELMVYQLRRKDGTADPFSAGTYVPATGDAMHLPQGDMKLEPLGQWKSPRGGEYPARWRVQVPRLSLDLTVTPKLADQELRVMVRYWEGAVSIQGTREGQPVQGRGYLEMTGYADAPRSAETVRSRAP; encoded by the coding sequence ATGGGGCGGGGACTCGTCATCGGGGTGGTGCTGGTGCTCGCCGCGCTGGGTGTCGCGGTGGGCGTGGTGCTGCGGGATACGGAGGACACAGGTCCGGCGAACACCGGGGGCCTGACGGTCGCGTCCGCGATGGGGGGCCCGGGCGACACGGCGGGCTATGCGCACGCGGTGGAGCCCCGGGCCTTCCACTTCCCCGAGGACCACGGCCCCCACCCCGACTTCCGCACCGAGTGGTGGTACTGGACGGGCAACCTGGAGACGGAGGACGGGCGGGCCTTCGGCTACCAGTTCACGCTGTTCCGCAGCGCGCTCGCGCCGGAGGAGCCCCAGCGGGAGTCCGGCTGGGCGACGCGGCAGGTGTTCATGGGGCACTTCACGCTGACGGACGTCAGCGCCGGACGCTTCCACGTCAGCGAGCGCTTCAGCCGCGGGGCCCTGGGATTGGCGGGCGCGCAGGGGGTGCCCTTCCATGTCTGGCTCCAGGACTGGGACGTGCGCGCCGAGGGCACGGCCAGCACGTGGCCCATGCACCTGCGCGCCCAGGGCGACGGCGTGGCGCTGGACCTGCTGTTGGACGAGGGCAAGCCGCCGGTGCTCCAGGGGGACCAGGGCCTGAGCCAGAAGGGTCCGGAGCGGGGCAACGCGTCCTACTACTACTCCCTGCCCCGGATGCCCTCGCGAGGCACGGTGTCGGTGGAGGGCAAGACGGTGCAGGTGAGGGGCCAGAGCTGGATGGACCGCGAGTGGAGCACCAGCGCGCTGGGGCCGGACCTCGTGGGCTGGGACTGGTTCGCGCTCCAGCTCGCCGACGGCAGCGAGCTGATGGTCTACCAGCTCCGCAGGAAGGACGGCACCGCGGACCCGTTCAGCGCGGGCACGTATGTCCCCGCGACCGGTGACGCCATGCACCTGCCCCAGGGCGACATGAAGCTGGAGCCCTTGGGCCAGTGGAAGAGTCCTCGCGGGGGCGAGTACCCGGCGCGCTGGCGCGTCCAGGTGCCCCGCTTGTCATTGGACCTCACCGTGACGCCGAAGCTCGCGGACCAGGAGCTGCGGGTGATGGTGCGCTACTGGGAGGGCGCGGTGTCCATCCAGGGGACGCGCGAGGGACAGCCCGTGCAGGGGCGCGGCTATCTGGAGATGACCGGGTACGCGGACGCCCCCCGGAGCGCCGAGACGGTCCGCAGCCGCGCGCCGTGA
- a CDS encoding FtsX-like permease family protein — protein MRTLLARSSLRHLGGHPWLTALSLLGIAMGVAVVVSIDLASGSALRAFEQSTDVVAGRATHQLTGGASGLPEAVYTALKLRPDAPDAAPVVQGFVQVEGGNHRTLTLLGLDPFAEAPFRDFSASGAVGDLGALLTRPGTVVMGAKTARALGVKEGDTLPVTVMGLRRELRVSALLSPGQETTERALESLLISDISTAQEVLGQEGRLTRVDLRLTGGEAQAARLRATLPTGVELVTTSGRAGTVEQMTRAFRTNLTALSLLALVVGMFLIYNTMTFSVVQRRGMLGRLRAVGVTRGELFALVLGEALLLGIVGTAAGLLLGILMASGLVGLITRTINDLYFVVNVRRLSLEPFTLIKGLGLGLGATVLAALVPAWEAARATPVTALRRSTEEDVSRDRAPRLAVLGLLILALATAVLAWPTQALLPAYAGLFAVLLGSALLVPWVTERLTVAAARPLGALFGPLGRMAARGVTASLSRTAVALAALMVAVATTVGVGLMVSSFRGTVASWLESALQADVFVSPPSLVARRGDSALVPGLAEKLRSTPGVETSGSIRVVHVRINDLDTDLLAVEFARGHERTYRFKEGRADDVWRQLEASPDALIVSEPFAFHRGVHVGDTLRVATDKGPHDFRVAGVYFDYGSDVGTVLMPRPTYERWYDDRSVTGLSLYAAPGQDVDELVSRVRDRAGGEQALNVRANRALRQASMEVFDRTFTITQVLRLLAIGVAFVGVLSALMSLQLERAREFAVLRATGLTPGQLWGMVSLQTGLLGLLAGLFSIPLGLALAYVLVHVINQRSFGWTLQLVVSPGVVGQALVLALVAAALAGLYPAWRMARANPAMALREE, from the coding sequence ATGAGGACGCTGCTCGCGCGCTCCAGCCTGCGGCACCTGGGCGGGCACCCGTGGCTCACGGCGCTGTCGCTGCTGGGCATCGCGATGGGCGTGGCGGTGGTGGTGTCCATCGACCTGGCGAGCGGCAGCGCGCTGCGCGCCTTCGAGCAGTCCACGGACGTCGTCGCGGGCCGGGCCACGCATCAGCTCACGGGCGGCGCGTCGGGCCTGCCGGAGGCCGTCTACACCGCGCTGAAGCTGCGGCCGGACGCACCGGACGCGGCCCCCGTGGTGCAGGGCTTCGTGCAGGTGGAGGGCGGCAACCACCGCACGCTCACGCTCCTGGGGTTGGACCCCTTCGCGGAGGCCCCCTTCCGCGACTTCTCCGCCAGCGGCGCGGTGGGGGACCTGGGCGCGCTGCTCACGCGGCCGGGCACGGTGGTGATGGGCGCGAAGACGGCGCGGGCGCTGGGCGTGAAGGAGGGTGACACGCTGCCGGTGACGGTGATGGGGCTGCGCCGGGAGCTGCGCGTGTCGGCCCTGCTGTCGCCGGGGCAGGAGACGACGGAGCGCGCGCTGGAGTCGCTGCTCATCTCGGACATCTCCACCGCGCAGGAGGTGCTGGGCCAGGAGGGACGGCTGACGCGCGTGGACCTGCGGCTGACGGGCGGAGAGGCCCAGGCCGCGCGGCTGCGGGCGACGCTGCCCACGGGCGTGGAGCTGGTGACGACCTCCGGGCGCGCGGGCACGGTGGAGCAGATGACGCGGGCGTTCCGCACCAACCTCACCGCGCTGTCGCTGCTGGCGCTCGTGGTGGGGATGTTCCTCATCTACAACACGATGACGTTCTCCGTGGTGCAGCGGCGCGGGATGCTGGGGCGGCTGCGCGCGGTGGGCGTGACGCGCGGGGAGCTGTTCGCGCTGGTGCTGGGCGAGGCCCTGCTGCTGGGCATCGTGGGCACGGCGGCGGGCCTGCTGCTGGGCATCCTGATGGCCAGCGGCCTGGTGGGGCTCATCACCCGCACCATCAATGACTTGTACTTCGTGGTGAACGTGCGCCGGCTGTCCTTGGAGCCCTTCACGCTCATCAAGGGCCTGGGTCTGGGCCTGGGGGCCACGGTGCTGGCGGCGCTGGTGCCCGCGTGGGAGGCGGCGCGGGCGACACCGGTGACGGCGCTGCGGCGCTCCACGGAGGAGGACGTGTCGCGCGACCGGGCGCCCCGGCTGGCGGTGCTGGGGCTGCTCATCCTGGCGCTCGCGACGGCGGTGCTCGCGTGGCCCACGCAGGCGCTGCTGCCAGCGTACGCGGGGCTCTTCGCCGTCCTGCTGGGCAGCGCGCTGCTGGTGCCCTGGGTGACGGAGCGGCTGACGGTGGCGGCGGCCCGGCCCCTGGGCGCGCTGTTCGGCCCGCTGGGGCGCATGGCGGCGCGCGGCGTGACGGCGAGCCTGTCGCGCACGGCGGTGGCGCTGGCGGCGCTGATGGTCGCGGTGGCGACGACGGTGGGCGTGGGACTGATGGTGTCCAGCTTCCGGGGCACCGTGGCGTCGTGGCTGGAGTCCGCGTTGCAGGCGGACGTGTTCGTGTCACCGCCATCGCTGGTGGCGCGGCGCGGGGACTCCGCGCTGGTGCCGGGGCTGGCGGAGAAGCTGCGCTCGACCCCTGGCGTCGAGACGAGCGGCTCCATCCGCGTGGTGCACGTGCGCATCAACGACCTGGACACGGACCTGCTGGCGGTGGAGTTCGCCAGGGGCCACGAGCGGACGTATCGCTTCAAGGAGGGGCGCGCGGACGACGTGTGGCGGCAGCTGGAGGCGTCCCCTGACGCGCTCATCGTGTCGGAGCCCTTCGCGTTCCACCGGGGCGTGCACGTGGGCGACACGCTGCGCGTGGCCACCGACAAGGGGCCTCACGACTTCCGCGTGGCGGGCGTGTACTTCGACTACGGGTCGGACGTGGGGACGGTGCTGATGCCCCGGCCCACGTATGAGCGCTGGTACGACGACCGGAGCGTGACGGGCCTGTCCCTGTACGCCGCGCCGGGACAGGACGTGGATGAGCTGGTGTCCCGGGTGCGCGACCGCGCGGGCGGTGAGCAGGCATTGAACGTGCGCGCGAACCGGGCCCTGCGGCAGGCGTCGATGGAGGTGTTCGACCGCACCTTCACCATCACGCAGGTGCTGCGCCTGCTGGCCATTGGCGTCGCGTTCGTGGGCGTGCTCAGCGCGTTGATGTCGCTGCAACTGGAGCGGGCCCGCGAGTTCGCGGTCCTGCGCGCGACGGGGCTCACGCCTGGGCAGCTCTGGGGCATGGTGTCGTTGCAGACGGGGTTGTTGGGATTGCTCGCGGGGTTGTTCTCCATCCCGCTGGGTCTGGCGTTGGCCTACGTGCTGGTGCACGTCATCAACCAGCGCTCGTTCGGGTGGACGTTGCAGCTGGTGGTGTCGCCCGGCGTGGTGGGTCAGGCGTTGGTGCTGGCCCTGGTGGCGGCGGCGCTCGCGGGGCTGTACCCGGCGTGGCGGATGGCGCGCGCGAACCCGGCCATGGCGCTGCGGGAGGAGTGA
- a CDS encoding ABC transporter ATP-binding protein — protein sequence MPPSPPESQPLVELRAVTKSYAEGDSVREVLSGTSLTLRRGEFVVLLGRSGSGKSTLLNLISGIDQATHGEIRVEGRDLGRLSERERTLLRRERVGFIFQAFNLLPTLTVEENVRLPLELLGRTGAEAGARARELLTRVGLATRAGSFPDRLSGGEQQRVAVARALAHAPPLLLADEPTGNLDEETGGQVLDLLEGLTRQGNACALIVTHEPAMAARADRVLTMEGGRLVERPGGARGQGTP from the coding sequence ATGCCTCCCTCTCCTCCTGAATCGCAGCCTCTCGTCGAACTGCGCGCCGTCACCAAGTCCTACGCGGAAGGCGACTCCGTGCGCGAGGTGCTCTCCGGCACGTCGCTGACCCTGCGCCGGGGCGAGTTCGTGGTGCTGCTGGGCCGCAGCGGCTCCGGCAAGTCCACCCTGCTCAACCTCATCAGCGGCATCGACCAGGCGACGCACGGCGAAATCCGGGTGGAGGGCCGCGACCTGGGGCGCCTCTCGGAGCGCGAGCGCACGCTGCTGCGCCGCGAACGCGTGGGCTTCATCTTCCAGGCGTTCAACCTGCTGCCCACGTTGACGGTGGAGGAGAACGTGCGGCTGCCGCTGGAGCTGCTGGGCAGGACGGGCGCGGAGGCCGGCGCCCGGGCGCGGGAGCTGCTGACGCGCGTGGGGCTGGCCACCCGCGCGGGCAGCTTCCCGGACCGGCTCTCCGGGGGCGAGCAGCAGCGCGTGGCGGTGGCGCGAGCGCTGGCCCACGCACCGCCGCTGCTGCTGGCGGACGAACCCACGGGCAACCTGGATGAAGAGACGGGGGGCCAGGTGCTGGACCTGCTGGAGGGACTGACGCGGCAGGGCAACGCGTGCGCGCTCATCGTCACGCACGAGCCCGCGATGGCGGCCCGCGCGGACCGCGTGCTGACGATGGAGGGGGGCCGGTTGGTGGAGCGGCCCGGCGGCGCGCGCGGCCAGGGGACGCCATGA
- a CDS encoding hybrid sensor histidine kinase/response regulator, whose protein sequence is MNEAQAGWVAAPGGDPPRLHELLQQLPAFFGLYRGPGHHIEFSTATQLTLLDTRGQVGIPLREACPQLNASGWHDAWDRVFTTGDALHLRETSDRASPAEDERFFNLSLLPRRDARGQVEGVLAFAVDVTELVRTRRAAWTTASWRTERLQAMTAALSEALTPAQVVEVAAREGAIALGAVTSLVVVPVPESPEVFERAAAHGFSPGELEDWRRFEVSATCPLTDVTRTGEPCALGSWTECMARYPRLALLPRERGLVAWAAVPLVSGGRVFGALGLGFGDARDFDAAEQAFLLTVGRQCAQALDRARLFDEEREARSAAEAANRAKDAFLATVSHELRTPLTSILGWSQMLRQGLLGEDKRQRAVEAIERNARAQRQLIEDLLDIGRIASGRLRLEPVPLELGSVVEAALDAVRPTALARELTLEVSVGEDGVPLFGDPDRLQQVVWNLLSNAIKFTPPGGRVTVSARTRDEGAELVVRDDGEGIPPEFQPFLFQRFQQADTGVSRQHGGLGLGLSIVRHLVELHGGTVSATSDGPGRGSAFTVFLPRSRVGSTPGSVREPRPVEGLSLPRFPELEGQRVLVVDGQPDAREWMSVLLSRVGAHVLTATNVTDAMDEMRRSPPTVVVTDVSLSGEDGYSLLYRIRALPWEAGGGVPALAVTAAARREDRDRALRAGFSAFVTKPLDAVELLTAVARLAPPLPART, encoded by the coding sequence ATGAACGAAGCCCAGGCCGGGTGGGTGGCCGCGCCCGGCGGCGACCCCCCGCGACTCCACGAGCTGCTTCAGCAGCTCCCTGCCTTCTTCGGCCTCTACCGTGGACCGGGCCACCACATCGAGTTCAGCACCGCCACGCAGCTGACGCTGCTCGACACGCGCGGTCAGGTGGGCATCCCCCTGCGGGAGGCCTGCCCCCAATTGAACGCCTCTGGCTGGCATGACGCCTGGGACCGCGTCTTCACCACCGGGGACGCCCTGCACCTGCGGGAGACGTCCGACCGCGCGAGCCCCGCCGAGGACGAACGCTTCTTCAACCTCTCCCTGCTGCCCCGCCGTGACGCGCGGGGTCAGGTGGAGGGGGTGCTCGCCTTCGCGGTGGACGTGACGGAGCTGGTGCGCACCCGCCGCGCCGCGTGGACCACCGCCTCCTGGCGCACGGAGCGCCTGCAGGCGATGACCGCCGCGCTCTCCGAGGCGCTGACCCCCGCCCAGGTGGTGGAGGTGGCCGCCCGCGAGGGGGCCATCGCCCTGGGCGCCGTCACCAGCCTGGTGGTGGTGCCCGTGCCGGAGTCCCCGGAGGTCTTCGAGCGCGCCGCCGCGCATGGCTTCTCCCCGGGGGAGCTGGAGGACTGGCGGCGCTTCGAGGTCTCCGCCACGTGCCCCCTGACGGACGTGACGCGCACCGGGGAGCCGTGCGCCCTGGGCTCCTGGACGGAGTGCATGGCGCGCTACCCGCGCCTCGCGCTGCTGCCCCGGGAGCGGGGGCTGGTGGCGTGGGCCGCGGTGCCGCTGGTGAGCGGCGGACGCGTGTTCGGCGCGCTGGGCCTGGGCTTCGGCGACGCGCGCGACTTCGACGCGGCGGAGCAGGCCTTCCTGCTGACGGTGGGGCGCCAGTGCGCGCAGGCCCTGGACCGCGCGCGGCTGTTCGACGAGGAGCGCGAGGCCCGGAGCGCCGCGGAGGCCGCCAACCGCGCCAAGGACGCGTTCCTCGCCACCGTGTCCCACGAGCTGCGCACGCCGCTCACGTCCATCCTCGGCTGGTCGCAGATGCTCCGGCAGGGCCTGCTGGGGGAGGACAAGCGCCAGCGCGCGGTGGAGGCCATCGAGCGCAACGCCCGCGCCCAGCGCCAGCTCATCGAGGACCTGCTGGACATCGGCCGCATCGCCAGCGGCCGGCTGCGGCTGGAGCCGGTGCCGCTGGAGCTGGGCAGCGTGGTGGAGGCGGCGCTGGACGCGGTGCGGCCCACGGCGCTCGCGCGGGAGCTGACGCTGGAGGTCTCCGTGGGCGAGGACGGCGTGCCGCTCTTCGGCGACCCGGACCGCTTGCAGCAGGTGGTGTGGAACCTGCTCTCCAACGCCATCAAGTTCACGCCGCCCGGAGGCCGCGTGACGGTGTCCGCGCGCACGCGCGACGAGGGCGCGGAGCTGGTGGTGCGCGACGACGGCGAGGGCATCCCGCCGGAGTTCCAACCCTTCCTCTTCCAGCGCTTCCAGCAGGCGGACACCGGCGTGAGCCGCCAGCACGGCGGGCTGGGCCTGGGCCTGTCCATCGTCCGTCACCTGGTGGAGCTGCACGGGGGCACCGTGTCCGCGACCAGCGACGGCCCGGGGCGCGGCTCCGCCTTCACCGTCTTCCTGCCCCGCTCGCGCGTGGGCTCCACGCCGGGGTCGGTGCGGGAGCCGCGTCCGGTGGAGGGCCTGTCGCTGCCGCGCTTCCCGGAGCTGGAGGGCCAGCGCGTGCTCGTGGTGGACGGCCAGCCGGACGCGCGCGAGTGGATGTCCGTGCTGCTCAGCCGCGTGGGCGCCCACGTGCTCACCGCCACCAACGTCACCGACGCCATGGACGAGATGCGCCGCTCCCCGCCCACCGTGGTGGTGACGGACGTGTCGCTGTCCGGTGAGGACGGCTATTCGCTCCTGTATCGGATCCGCGCGCTGCCGTGGGAGGCCGGGGGCGGGGTTCCCGCGCTCGCCGTCACCGCCGCCGCGCGCCGCGAGGACCGCGACCGGGCCCTGCGCGCGGGGTTCAGCGCCTTCGTCACCAAGCCGCTCGACGCGGTGGAGCTGCTCACGGCGGTGGCGCGTCTGGCGCCGCCTCTTCCTGCCCGCACCTGA
- a CDS encoding alpha/beta hydrolase yields the protein MSTRWRDIGGESTAAFALGRGPDACLLLHGFTGSPWEVRPLGEALAARGLRVVAPRLPGHGTTPEAMLDVDLHDWRACADEALASLSGHRRVFVAGLSMGALLALRLAAHHPEAVHALALVAPAVRFRGPRMALVRQLCRTPLLEWTTPWVDKDGVDISDPSALAQAPVLPAFPVARLRDLCTLQDQVAVDAPRVRCPVLVATAAQDHVVDPQGGRWLVRRLTAAPAVRLVTYPEGFHIIPRDVSAPRLAAEVGDFLERWRDEGRVRCGQEEAAPDAPPP from the coding sequence GTGAGCACGCGCTGGAGGGACATCGGCGGGGAGTCCACCGCGGCCTTCGCGCTGGGGCGGGGGCCGGACGCCTGCCTGCTCCTGCACGGCTTCACCGGCAGCCCGTGGGAGGTCCGGCCCCTGGGCGAGGCCCTGGCGGCGCGGGGCCTGCGCGTGGTGGCGCCCCGGCTCCCAGGCCACGGCACCACCCCGGAGGCGATGCTGGACGTGGACCTCCACGACTGGCGGGCCTGCGCGGACGAGGCGCTGGCGTCGCTGTCCGGTCACCGCCGCGTCTTCGTGGCGGGGCTGTCCATGGGCGCGCTGCTGGCGCTGCGGCTGGCCGCGCACCACCCGGAGGCGGTGCACGCGCTCGCGCTGGTGGCGCCCGCGGTGCGCTTCCGGGGGCCGCGCATGGCCCTGGTCCGGCAGCTGTGCCGCACGCCCCTGCTCGAGTGGACCACGCCGTGGGTGGACAAGGACGGCGTGGACATCTCCGACCCTTCGGCGCTGGCCCAGGCGCCGGTGCTGCCCGCGTTCCCGGTGGCCCGGCTGAGGGACCTGTGCACGCTCCAGGACCAGGTGGCGGTGGACGCGCCCCGGGTGCGCTGCCCGGTGCTGGTGGCCACCGCGGCGCAGGACCACGTGGTGGATCCCCAAGGGGGGCGCTGGCTGGTGCGGCGGCTGACGGCGGCCCCGGCGGTGCGGCTGGTGACCTATCCGGAGGGCTTCCACATCATCCCGCGCGACGTGTCCGCGCCCAGGCTCGCGGCGGAGGTGGGGGACTTCCTGGAGCGCTGGCGCGACGAGGGCCGCGTCAGGTGCGGGCAGGAAGAGGCGGCGCCAGACGCGCCACCGCCGTGA
- a CDS encoding DUF3467 domain-containing protein gives MADTPTKPPEMQLQVQMTEEVANGQYCNLALVNHTDAEFVLDFLYVQPQQPLARVRSRIITTPRHLKRLVQALQENVQRYEARFGPIVLNDDEGPRH, from the coding sequence ATGGCGGACACTCCGACGAAGCCCCCCGAGATGCAGCTCCAGGTGCAGATGACCGAAGAGGTCGCCAATGGCCAGTACTGCAACCTGGCCCTGGTGAACCACACGGACGCGGAGTTCGTGCTCGACTTCCTCTACGTCCAGCCGCAGCAGCCCCTGGCCCGCGTCCGCTCGCGCATCATCACCACCCCGCGCCACCTGAAGCGGCTGGTGCAGGCCCTCCAGGAGAACGTGCAGCGCTACGAGGCGCGCTTCGGCCCCATCGTGCTGAACGACGACGAAGGCCCCAGGCACTGA
- the hemF gene encoding oxygen-dependent coproporphyrinogen oxidase, with amino-acid sequence MTATADVEGMKGRMAAFIHKLQDDICGALEALDGQGRFREDAWTRPGGGGGRSRVLEEGAVLEKAGVNTSIVHGELEEAFAKKLQGEGRTFWAGGLSLVLHPRSPHVPTVHANYRFIQQGGRAWFGGGADLTPYYLYDEDAAHFHRVHKAACDAHDPTYYPRFKAACDTYFHVRHRGEARGVGGLFFENMGGDLEREFAFVQACGNSFLPAYLPIAERRKDLPVTMEQSFWQEVRRGRYVEFNLVYDRGTIFGLETQGRTESILMSLPPRVRWRYDYHPEPGTPEARLEEVLRAPREWA; translated from the coding sequence ATGACGGCGACGGCGGACGTGGAAGGCATGAAGGGGCGCATGGCCGCCTTCATCCACAAGCTCCAGGACGACATCTGTGGCGCGCTGGAGGCGCTGGACGGGCAGGGGCGCTTCCGCGAGGACGCGTGGACCCGTCCGGGCGGCGGCGGCGGCCGCAGCCGCGTGCTGGAGGAGGGCGCCGTCCTGGAGAAGGCGGGCGTCAACACCTCCATCGTGCACGGCGAGCTGGAGGAGGCCTTCGCGAAGAAGCTCCAGGGCGAGGGGCGCACCTTCTGGGCCGGCGGCCTGTCGCTGGTGCTGCACCCGCGAAGCCCGCATGTGCCCACCGTGCACGCCAACTACCGCTTCATCCAGCAGGGCGGGCGCGCGTGGTTCGGCGGCGGCGCGGACCTGACGCCGTACTACCTGTACGACGAGGACGCGGCGCACTTCCACCGCGTGCACAAGGCCGCCTGCGACGCGCACGACCCCACGTACTACCCGCGCTTCAAGGCCGCGTGCGACACGTACTTCCACGTGCGCCACCGCGGCGAGGCGCGCGGCGTGGGCGGGCTCTTCTTCGAGAACATGGGCGGTGACCTGGAGCGCGAGTTCGCCTTCGTGCAGGCGTGCGGCAACAGCTTCCTCCCCGCGTACCTGCCCATCGCCGAGCGCCGCAAGGACCTGCCGGTGACGATGGAGCAGAGCTTCTGGCAGGAGGTGCGCCGGGGCCGCTACGTGGAGTTCAACCTGGTCTACGACCGGGGCACCATCTTCGGCCTGGAGACGCAGGGGCGCACGGAGTCCATCCTCATGTCCCTGCCGCCGCGCGTGCGCTGGCGCTACGACTACCACCCGGAGCCCGGCACCCCGGAGGCCCGCCTGGAAGAGGTGCTCCGCGCCCCCCGGGAGTGGGCCTGA
- a CDS encoding Immediate early protein ICP0 — protein sequence METSTPTTTPGERTRIGAPPVGLPPEADGSSQESAEGGDPGGEGLEPGTSPEGASVDGAAQDVGTRSTRVGVPKPGLPTSPRSDRGGATTRAPRADAGTGFESPGSQAPRRKAGDGFRTPGSAPSTASPYLGAGEARGPVLDVESLVPGDLKDLESQLAVGKRFASDGALLAAQVRPSSLPSSDRVARLWAFFAAYAEAAAQHPPGPEGRAAFEQALKDQGFAGLQDAHTGQMGVEAGLWVMDAPTPEEARERADAVRLEPPPDVRHSEQAAPLTPGLYQPLPGPFVRRDEHGRPLPHDPLERHGTDRRLGSRMFWNVLHTFRSGREDEDSALNQAQWDRMIFGAVLAMVGLALAAIALVSSL from the coding sequence ATGGAGACCTCCACCCCCACCACCACTCCGGGGGAGCGCACCCGCATCGGCGCGCCGCCCGTGGGCCTGCCGCCGGAGGCCGACGGCTCCTCGCAGGAGTCCGCTGAAGGAGGCGACCCGGGAGGGGAGGGGCTGGAGCCGGGCACGTCCCCGGAGGGCGCCAGCGTCGACGGCGCGGCCCAGGACGTGGGCACGCGCTCGACCCGCGTCGGCGTCCCCAAGCCCGGGCTCCCCACGTCCCCCCGCTCCGACAGGGGCGGCGCGACGACGCGGGCCCCCCGCGCGGACGCCGGCACGGGCTTCGAGTCCCCCGGCTCCCAGGCCCCGCGGCGCAAGGCGGGCGACGGCTTCCGGACGCCCGGTTCGGCGCCCTCCACGGCCAGCCCCTACCTGGGCGCGGGCGAGGCGCGCGGCCCGGTGCTGGACGTGGAGTCGCTGGTGCCCGGCGACCTGAAGGACCTGGAGAGCCAGCTCGCGGTGGGCAAGCGCTTCGCGTCGGACGGCGCGCTGCTGGCCGCGCAGGTGCGGCCCTCGTCGCTGCCGTCCTCCGACCGGGTGGCCCGCCTGTGGGCCTTCTTCGCCGCCTACGCGGAGGCCGCCGCCCAGCACCCGCCCGGCCCCGAGGGCAGGGCCGCCTTCGAGCAGGCCCTCAAGGACCAGGGCTTCGCCGGCCTCCAGGACGCCCACACCGGCCAGATGGGGGTGGAGGCGGGGCTCTGGGTGATGGACGCGCCCACGCCCGAGGAGGCCCGCGAGCGCGCGGACGCCGTCCGGCTGGAGCCCCCTCCGGACGTGCGCCACTCGGAGCAGGCCGCCCCACTGACCCCGGGCCTCTACCAGCCCCTGCCCGGCCCCTTCGTGCGGCGCGACGAGCACGGCCGCCCCCTCCCGCATGACCCCCTGGAGCGCCACGGCACCGACCGCAGGCTGGGCAGCCGGATGTTCTGGAACGTGCTCCACACCTTCCGCTCCGGCCGGGAGGACGAGGACTCCGCCCTCAATCAGGCCCAGTGGGACCGGATGATCTTCGGCGCGGTGCTGGCCATGGTGGGCCTGGCGCTGGCGGCCATCGCGCTCGTCAGCTCGCTCTAG